The Neodiprion lecontei isolate iyNeoLeco1 chromosome 2, iyNeoLeco1.1, whole genome shotgun sequence genome segment tgaagctcgtccgacgcatagtttttgaattataagcgatagcgctaggccaattagagtgcaccatttcatctagatttgccgccacggaaattgctgttttgttcgactgggtaaattattattattcgtttacgaattaaatatcggcacttcccctctctcgctgctgtaccccttatgcttgaggatgcgcttctgtttactcacacaagtgtgcgcccatgAATGTGCGGCCAGCAGCGTgtccgcggcaacaataccgaggttagcgcccgagaaggggtacaacagggagagaggggaggtgccaatatttaattcgtaaacgaataataataattcacccagccgaacaaaacagcaatttccgtggcggcaaatctagatgaaatggtgcactctgattggcctagcgctatcgcttataattcaaaaactatgcgtcggacgagcttccggaaaagaaattctcggttggattttaacgaggtatcatgctggctagtccgtgggaggcaatttagggacaccctgtatatatatgtatgtatgtatgtttcgtttccttttttttttttttgtaccagtTCCGATTCGTCACTATGTGAAACCCATTAACAGCTGATTATTACTCGATATTCGATTTGAATATGTGTTAGAtattatgaaatataaattcatcCTTCTCTGATAGCAATAGCAATAAATAGATCAATGTATAAGACTCTATCTTTATGTCGACACGGTTAATAAACTAAGAAATTAGTCTCGTGTTTTACTGCAAAAATTGCACATGTACTAGCTCATATTTAATATAGATACAATACTGGAGTGTAGTTGATAATTCTTGTACATGTATCTCGGCGAATattcatcgtttcttttctaCCCCGATACCGTCGTATACTCTTTTCCTTGATGGTACAATTGAGCTCTATTCCTGATTGTCATGAAAGATTATAAACTTTAAACGTAATTGTATTATGTTGCGGATATTAACACtgtacagaataaaaaaaaacacaaaaaccaaaaatatcCGACACCTAGGATTGAAAGATGTCAACAAATTATCATATCGAAAGCTCTGAATAGACAATAACAAAGGTAGCATTCTAATAGAGTCTTTAAAAATAGATCGACGTACTGAGAACACACAGTTTTTACGTTTGTCAAGTATTTAGCCAGGTAATGCTTTTCGCTGCTACTAGAATATTCTGTTGCACAGACAACATGGTAggtacatgaaatttttttggcctAAAATTTCAGCTTTTGATGTTAATTCATCGATATCAATTATATGTACGGATAATTCATgcatttatgtacatatgtaatGTATGCATATGAACACACAATTCTTGCATATTACAACAATATTCCACGATATATTCGATATTGGTATCAATACTGTGTTGTTACAACTGCAAGATATTGTCAGATCTGATTTTAAAGTTACATAAacatcgtaaaaaaaaagatttttcgttttattttgcctaattaaaaattgtcttTCATCGATTCACATATGTACTTTTTTAGTATGTTCATATCTTAAAATCATTGCTCAATATTCGTCgctatatatttttacagatAAACGTAGAAGAAATCGTGGCTCGACCAGTAgggaaatttcattaattaacTTTCCGACTAGACAATGATTTAGTTTTTATACAACTTCTAGTATTTTTTACGCATTTTCTGATCTCcgaattcattattttcatacagAAATTTAACCCACGTGAATCTTATCAAACCACTGTATATTGTACTTTGAAAAGCTTAGGCAATAAAGATTaaccaatttttataaatgtttaGTATATAGAATATAGATATAACCAGATACCTATAATAAAATGCTTTTGAGTATGGCGATAAATTattacttacaattaattactCGTTAAActaggaagaaaaatatgttatacattatgtataaagaagaatttaatGTTTTCGAATGCTTTAAAaagtatataattaattattgactTGTCGCTAATTTTGTTCCACActtggaagaagaaaatttaacaagaaataatataaaattgaaggaaaagaatatgcaaaatttgtattacatatacacacaAATATTTTGCTCGAGAAAATGTatcattcaaattattattttgtttaagTGAAGAAATGTTGAATAAAGTAGTAGGATAAGCttttttaataaaagaaattgttcAGTTTAAATCCCTTCTATTTCCTCCTGCCCCTCGTTTAAACAAATTGGTCAATCAGTAAGAGCCGCGAAAATTAAGAAATCTTTATTAAGACTGTTCCTTTTgtgtatcaaaaaattttgtttaagtTTCTACAGATTTTTAATAGACTCTCTTTACTTGAAATGCTCCTATTTTATACAGGTTTCACCTAACACTGTAGAACTGGGAAAAACAACTGTATAAAATGGTTATTGTTGATTTAAAGAGATACCTAATATATTTGTCTAATAAATATATGAACATTACAGCATAACATACACAAAATTCCTCACTATACAATAATTTCAAGTCAATGTCAGGCAGttccgaataatttttcttaaaatatgTTACTGACATTTCAATATCCAGTACATCTATCACTGCACATTTTATGAGTGAAAATTATCCTTATTTACATATACCGCAGTtccatttataattataaatggTCCAGTATAATAGCGCCATAAAACGCTATTACCACGTTTTAGCTGGTTATTTGCAGCTAGGTGAGCCCAACAATGTATCCAGCTTCCATAGAGCGGCATTTGCGGTGGGTAACCAGCCGCCAATCTGATCATAACAAAAGTAGTAATGAAACTGAACGAATCCGTATTTACTGTTGTAAACGGCTAAGATTATATTTAATTAGCAGTAATACTATAGGTATGCGATGTAAATCATCCCTACTTACCCACAATCATTTACGGCCATACAGTGGGAAACAACCAAGAATGGGTACGTTATGGCACTTGCAACAAACTGCGGAGCaacatgaaaatataaattttatttaaagtGCACTACTGTGatgattttaaattattttcatcaagaaGAAGGTGGTACATATACCGTCATGCTTGCTGCAGTGTAGCTTCGCATTTCTCTATCCTGAATAATGTACTTGTTAATAGCGTAGGTAGCCGTGCTAGCCAGTATTAGCGATGCAATATTTCCAATTAGACGCGGCACCAAGCCAGCAAAGTAGCCAGATATTCCGTTCTGTCTGTAGATCTGAATTATAGACCTCACCAGTCCACTGTAAAGTAATTCAATGATCACCAAATGTACAAAACATCGTATGGATTTGTCGTTGTATTTGTTGGAAACATGACCGAATATTCTGAATTGCTGACGAACTATCGTTGGTAGTAAAAATGCTTTGTGATTATGTTTTTCAGGCTTGTTGCTGATCCTCTTAGAACTTACTTATACTTAGTTTCACCTCCAACAAACTGTGCCATCATTCTGAGTGTAATTACGTCGAAGGGATGACTAACGACAATGGCAGCTATTCTACTGGCCAAGTCTCGAAGAAGTTCGTTGATGCACCTAATTCGCCTATAAAAAACAATTACCTCGTCAGAAAAATATAGATACATAGAAGTATCAAGGATCTGATTTAATATGACATATTCTGAAACATAGCGGTACCTCTCATTGTCCGATAAATCATCTTCATCTATCTGCTTATCAGGTTCGTTAGCGAATGTTATATTCTCAGAAGTCTTCTGAAATGCAAGGGCACTGATGGCATTTGCACAGAGCTTGGGAACGAGTCCGCGATAACAACCAGCATAACCATCAACAGTCTTGATGTATTTAACTGCAAAggtacaataattaaattaggGACGAACAGTAGGTGACCGATATTATTGATTGTAAAAGTTGTCAGTGGCTTAGGTTGATGCAATTTGGAatggtataaataataaaataaacaaaacgtGTGTTATGATAATTTGCAGCGATACACACCATATTGGAAAATGTTGGGCAGTGCTAGCGCTGGTTTGCCAAAAACAGTGATCGTTGGTCGAGGTGGAATAGGTTCGTAGCCAATCTGCAATAAGGGTTAATTTGTTTGCAGGATGATTTGTAGAGTATGAAAAACAGCGTTAACCTGTAAAGGAAATCAATTCAACCCCCGTAATTGTCGGCGTACCTGTATCAAAACTTTGGCATATTCTAAAGGGTGCGATGCGGTGTTTACTAATATTCGTAATGCTATATTTGACCATATCGTCTCCTCTTTGAAATTAGACATCTT includes the following:
- the LOC107224362 gene encoding mitochondrial carrier homolog 2, with product MSNFKEETIWSNIALRILVNTASHPLEYAKVLIQIGYEPIPPRPTITVFGKPALALPNIFQYVKYIKTVDGYAGCYRGLVPKLCANAISALAFQKTSENITFANEPDKQIDEDDLSDNERRIRCINELLRDLASRIAAIVVSHPFDVITLRMMAQFVGGETKYNGLVRSIIQIYRQNGISGYFAGLVPRLIGNIASLILASTATYAINKYIIQDREMRSYTAASMTFVASAITYPFLVVSHCMAVNDCGLAAGYPPQMPLYGSWIHCWAHLAANNQLKRGNSVLWRYYTGPFIIINGTAVYVNKDNFHS